A single genomic interval of Daucus carota subsp. sativus chromosome 1, DH1 v3.0, whole genome shotgun sequence harbors:
- the LOC108204713 gene encoding small GTPase LIP1 isoform X2, whose protein sequence is MFWRRGSEKENKEQNGVLPSGQVRVLVVGDAGVGKTSLVHLITKGSSCARPPQTIGCNVGVKHTTHGSSSSSSNSIKGDTERDFFVELWDVSGHERYKDCRSLFYSQINGVIFVYDLSQRRTKSSLQSWAVEIAANGTFSAPLRSGGPGGLPVPYLVIGNKADIAAKEGTRGSSGNLVDVARQWVEKQGLLSSSDELPLTESFPGGGGLIAAAKEARYDKEAVMKFFRMLIRRRYFADELPAASPWAIPVNNSSQSGEIMSDEDRLYKSTSLVDESYKYNALPPLPAQRNLTPPPTLYPQQPMSTPDTKYTTIPRYAITSSNEYSIAARSKRTDINV, encoded by the exons ATGTTCTGGAGGAGGGGAAGCGAAAAAGAGAACAAAGAACAGAATGGTGTGCTGCCGAGCGGGCAGGTTCGGGTTCTTGTTGTGGGTGATGCAG GTGTTGGAAAAACTTCTCTTGTTCATCTTATTACAAAAGGTTCTTCATGTGCACGTCCTCCTCAAACAATTGGCTGTAATGTTGGGGTTAAA CATACTACTCATGGAAGTTCTAGTAGCTCTTCAAATAGCATTAAAGGTGACACTGAGAGAGACTTTTTTGTTGAACTTTGGGATGTGTCAGGACACGAGCGATACAAAGACTGTCGGTCCCTTTTTTATTCCCAAATCAATG GTGTAATTTTTGTTTATGATCTCTCTCAGAGAAGGACAAAATCAAGTCTGCAGAGTTGGGCTGTTGAGATTGCAGCAAATGGAACATTTTCAGCTCCACTAAGATCTGGAGGTCCAGGTGGCCTTCCTGTCCCATACCTTGTAATTGGTAACAAAGCAGATATTGCTGCAAAAGAAGGTACAAGAGGAAGCAGTGGCAATCTTGTTGACGTAGCTCGACAATGGGTAGAGAAGCAGGGTTTGCTTTCATCAAGTGATGAACTTCCGCTAACTGAGAGTTTTCCTGGTGGTGGAGGCCTTATAGCG GCTGCAAAGGAAGCACGATATGACAAGGAAGCCGTGATGAAGTTTTTCCGTATG TTGATCCGGAGGAGATACTTTGCAGATGAACTTCCAGCGGCAAGTCCATGGGCTATCCCTGTAAACAATTCATCACAGTCTGGTGAAATAATGAGTGACGAGGATCGATTATACAAAAGTACAAG CCTGGTAGATGagtcttacaagtacaatgcACTCCCACCACTTCCAGCACAGCGAAATCTGACACCTCCGCCTACGCTTTATCCTCAGCAGCCCATGTCAACTCCCGACACCAAGTACACAACCATCCCAAGATATGCAATCACAAGTAGCAACGAGTATAGCATCGCTGCCAGATCTAAGCGTACAGATATTAATGTCTGA
- the LOC135152439 gene encoding uncharacterized protein LOC135152439: MERKFELGKDAVDLGIQPPFSRNVYFVTLFPLFRIDGEHTLITKSKMQIDVYGPVVTVWTLPEKKDSHFQEDHITEQNDVGLEPKVMLDPATYFWIVSEIHKY, from the exons ATGGAAAGAAAATTCGAGCTGGGTAAAGATGCGGTTGATCTAGGTATTCAACCACCATTCAGTCGCAATGTTT ATTTTGTTACCCTCTTTCCTCTTTTCCGAATTGATGGAGAACACACTTTGATA ACGAAATCAAAGATGCAGATTGATGTGTATGGCCCTGTTGTAACTGTCTGGACTTTGCCTGAGAAGAAGGATTCTCATTTCCAG GAGGATCACATTACGGAGCAAAATGATGTAGGGCTAGAACCTAAAGTGATGTTAGATCCAGCAACATACTTCTGGATCGTAAGTGAAATCCACAAGTATTAG
- the LOC108204713 gene encoding small GTPase LIP1 isoform X3: MEVLVALQIALKVTLRETFLLNFGMCQDTSDTKTVGPFFIPKSMVRGEPSCLCSFEKQLEPDYLFKAMQFVYYLRRTKSSLQSWAVEIAANGTFSAPLRSGGPGGLPVPYLVIGNKADIAAKEGTRGSSGNLVDVARQWVEKQGLLSSSDELPLTESFPGGGGLIAAAKEARYDKEAVMKFFRMLIRRRYFADELPAASPWAIPVNNSSQSGEIMSDEDRLYKSTSSLVDESYKYNALPPLPAQRNLTPPPTLYPQQPMSTPDTKYTTIPRYAITSSNEYSIAARSKRTDINV, translated from the exons ATGGAAGTTCTAGTAGCTCTTCAAATAGCATTAAAGGTGACACTGAGAGAGACTTTTTTGTTGAACTTTGGGATGTGTCAGGACACGAGCGATACAAAGACTGTCGGTCCCTTTTTTATTCCCAAATCAATGGTAAGAGGTGAACCTTCGTGCTTGTGCAGTTTCGAAAAGCAACTGGAGCCTGATTATCTTTTCAAAGCTATGCAATTTGTATATTATCTG AGAAGGACAAAATCAAGTCTGCAGAGTTGGGCTGTTGAGATTGCAGCAAATGGAACATTTTCAGCTCCACTAAGATCTGGAGGTCCAGGTGGCCTTCCTGTCCCATACCTTGTAATTGGTAACAAAGCAGATATTGCTGCAAAAGAAGGTACAAGAGGAAGCAGTGGCAATCTTGTTGACGTAGCTCGACAATGGGTAGAGAAGCAGGGTTTGCTTTCATCAAGTGATGAACTTCCGCTAACTGAGAGTTTTCCTGGTGGTGGAGGCCTTATAGCG GCTGCAAAGGAAGCACGATATGACAAGGAAGCCGTGATGAAGTTTTTCCGTATG TTGATCCGGAGGAGATACTTTGCAGATGAACTTCCAGCGGCAAGTCCATGGGCTATCCCTGTAAACAATTCATCACAGTCTGGTGAAATAATGAGTGACGAGGATCGATTATACAAAAGTACAAG CAGCCTGGTAGATGagtcttacaagtacaatgcACTCCCACCACTTCCAGCACAGCGAAATCTGACACCTCCGCCTACGCTTTATCCTCAGCAGCCCATGTCAACTCCCGACACCAAGTACACAACCATCCCAAGATATGCAATCACAAGTAGCAACGAGTATAGCATCGCTGCCAGATCTAAGCGTACAGATATTAATGTCTGA
- the LOC108204713 gene encoding small GTPase LIP1 isoform X1, with protein MFWRRGSEKENKEQNGVLPSGQVRVLVVGDAGVGKTSLVHLITKGSSCARPPQTIGCNVGVKHTTHGSSSSSSNSIKGDTERDFFVELWDVSGHERYKDCRSLFYSQINGVIFVYDLSQRRTKSSLQSWAVEIAANGTFSAPLRSGGPGGLPVPYLVIGNKADIAAKEGTRGSSGNLVDVARQWVEKQGLLSSSDELPLTESFPGGGGLIAAAKEARYDKEAVMKFFRMLIRRRYFADELPAASPWAIPVNNSSQSGEIMSDEDRLYKSTSSLVDESYKYNALPPLPAQRNLTPPPTLYPQQPMSTPDTKYTTIPRYAITSSNEYSIAARSKRTDINV; from the exons ATGTTCTGGAGGAGGGGAAGCGAAAAAGAGAACAAAGAACAGAATGGTGTGCTGCCGAGCGGGCAGGTTCGGGTTCTTGTTGTGGGTGATGCAG GTGTTGGAAAAACTTCTCTTGTTCATCTTATTACAAAAGGTTCTTCATGTGCACGTCCTCCTCAAACAATTGGCTGTAATGTTGGGGTTAAA CATACTACTCATGGAAGTTCTAGTAGCTCTTCAAATAGCATTAAAGGTGACACTGAGAGAGACTTTTTTGTTGAACTTTGGGATGTGTCAGGACACGAGCGATACAAAGACTGTCGGTCCCTTTTTTATTCCCAAATCAATG GTGTAATTTTTGTTTATGATCTCTCTCAGAGAAGGACAAAATCAAGTCTGCAGAGTTGGGCTGTTGAGATTGCAGCAAATGGAACATTTTCAGCTCCACTAAGATCTGGAGGTCCAGGTGGCCTTCCTGTCCCATACCTTGTAATTGGTAACAAAGCAGATATTGCTGCAAAAGAAGGTACAAGAGGAAGCAGTGGCAATCTTGTTGACGTAGCTCGACAATGGGTAGAGAAGCAGGGTTTGCTTTCATCAAGTGATGAACTTCCGCTAACTGAGAGTTTTCCTGGTGGTGGAGGCCTTATAGCG GCTGCAAAGGAAGCACGATATGACAAGGAAGCCGTGATGAAGTTTTTCCGTATG TTGATCCGGAGGAGATACTTTGCAGATGAACTTCCAGCGGCAAGTCCATGGGCTATCCCTGTAAACAATTCATCACAGTCTGGTGAAATAATGAGTGACGAGGATCGATTATACAAAAGTACAAG CAGCCTGGTAGATGagtcttacaagtacaatgcACTCCCACCACTTCCAGCACAGCGAAATCTGACACCTCCGCCTACGCTTTATCCTCAGCAGCCCATGTCAACTCCCGACACCAAGTACACAACCATCCCAAGATATGCAATCACAAGTAGCAACGAGTATAGCATCGCTGCCAGATCTAAGCGTACAGATATTAATGTCTGA